GCAGATTATGGGGCATGGAAACAGACAGACCGATAAATGTGTGGTGTTGTATGTATTActggctttgtgtgtgtgtgtgcgtgtcgtGTTTTTGGGCGTGTATGCTTGGCATGTGTGAGCGTTTTGCGTGTGCCTTAAAGTGTATGTGTTCCGTGTCCTATCTGTACAGAACCTCCCTCCGCCCAGCAAAACATAGAGTATGAAAGCTTTAAGCTGATCTAAACCGCATATTACGGCTGTCGTTGGCACTCTCCGGCACCCGCACTCACCCGTATTAAAGTCCAGGCCCTGGGTATCGACCAGGAACTGCAGTATGTCGCCCTGCTCCTCGAGATTCTCCGTCTCGCGCAACATGGCAATCAACTCCTCCACCTCTGTGTCCGCAAAATTGGTTTCCGCCCGATGGCGTTGGATGAGAATTTTTGGCACCGTTACTATTATGCattatttacaatattttccaGAACAAAATCCCCAAAGAAATCATATTGCAACAACACAAATGAAAAGAGAACgaaaatatatcaaattaAGAGACTAAATTCGAGTTAAAAGAAACGAATGGTatgcaggggggagggggacgggCGGGAAACTAACTCTCGTGCTGGCGAACAAACTCGCTGCGTCTATCGATGGTCGTGCGGTTCGATCCGTGGGGATCCACGGGATAGATATTCTCGCGTATGACCAGCTCGTTGCCCAGATGGAGACTCGGGGTGCTGGGCCCCTCCTCGGGCGTGGTGGCGAACACTGAGACGTGGCTCTGCTTGTTGGGCTGGAGCCAGGGCGGCGGTACCACCGACGACAGCCGTCGTTCGGTGAGGGGTGCGGGTCCCTCCATTCCCAGGTTATCGgctgcaaaacaaaacaaaacaaaatatatagcCATGTATATATGTGGAAAAGAAAAGCCTTACAGTCCACATTTATGGAGCGTGTCTTCTTGATGGCTCCCTTGCAGGACATGCGACGGCGTAGAGTTCGTGGCCTTAGCTGTCCGCCGCGTAGGTTCATGGTACTGCGATTGCTGAAGGACCGCAGCAGGTGCTCGTCCAAATACGTCTGCACATCGGAATGCAGACGATCCGGATAACCGTCCTCGGTGCTGCCCAGAAAACTCAAGTCCGTGATGGCCGACGTGTTCAGAAAGTCCTTCAGGCTGCCCAACATCACGCGGGTGCCGTTGATGTAGCCAGACTTGAGTTTCCTCATCGTTTGGATCATGGCCAGCGGTATCTTGTCCTGGTCTGGATCGGTTATTGATACAAAATTTTAGCTAAACTTCTGCTTCAATGTTCTGTTTTCAAAATTTGCGATATGGATGCGGCTCATGTTTTCTTGATTGATTGAacggagtggaatggaatggtgtTTTGTGGTTGCTGTTCGTTATTAGGGCGATGTTTCTTATAGCTATGGTTTAGTCAcacaataaatacaacaataaCCGATATAGCATGGATCATATCCTTATCaaaaattccagcaccttcagGGGATTTCGGGGATTAGTCGAGTGCGCAAATCAAACcaagcgaaacgaaaatactAACTAGGAACATTAGGAACTAGGTACAAGTTTAGCCACAGCCATTGCCGCCACACCAAGGGAGTTACGGGAGGGAATTAGGGGTCTACTTTTGGCTAATAGATACACAGAATATATAGGATTTCGTGAGCATAGGTGGGTGGatgaagcaaacaaaaaatatacaacaaaaaaactacGAGACGCGTCACAAGCaaaaggggggggggcaaCAATTTCAAGATTCTTTTGGTGAAAAATTTGGATTGAAACCATATTTCAAAGGGAACAATTTTTCAAACATTTATGTCTTAAGATTACAGAAATTCCAATCtcaatttttaaacaaatggATAGAAGATAGTGCTTTTAGatctcaaaaatatatattatggtataaataccattataattttaaattttttttataccaGGGATCGTAGGGATTAAAATCATACAAtcaaaattaatacaaaaaaaacgagggggaacgttgtgagttgctgcggacaccgcaactctacggttatacccgatactaagtcagtatggctctcctccggcagacgccgctaatattaaacgacacgacaaagagtgcgtgcgagagagacagaaaatcagtctgagcgtgacgtaacgcgctgcgtagccactgcaaattgatttgtttcctttcgctataaaaatgatctgatctgatccagattcagcaatctgatagatatggtcgctatctatgattctgcgtttttagttttctcgaatctgcaatattgtggatgcaacagattttcgtcctttgtgggggcggaagggggtgtggcgaaattttgagataaaggttttatagtgagatctaacagaagtgcggataccaaatttggttactctagctttaatagtctctgagatttgtgaatatccccagatttgcatcctttgcgggggcggaagggggtgtggcgaaattttgaaacaaactcgtctcggtccgatatattaggagtgtggataccaaatttggttgctctagcttttatagtctctgagatctaggcgctaatgttttactctaagcaaagccgcctatgctacctgtgtgttagagagagacagggcgagaaaaaataaaattgttttcttgatgctggctataatagtaatacgatctaattcagattctgcagtctaaaagatatggtcattctctacgattctgcgtttttggttttcttgtatctttaaaattgtggatgccacagattttcgccctttgtgggggcggaggtgggcggggcaaagttttgaaatatttttgtagcagtgacatatcacagaagtctggatccaaaacatcgttgctctagctcttatagtctttgagcattaggcgctgaaggggacggacagacggacggacggacagacggacagacggacagacagacatggctcaatcgactcggctattgatgctgatcaagaatatatatactttatggggtcggaaacgattccttctggacgttacacacatccgcttttaccacaaatctaatataccccaatactcattttgagtatcgggtataaaaagtgtTGTATTGAACGGAGAGGAGTCTATCGAAAAGTGATATATATTACATATTTGTTCCATTTCGTTTGGTAAGTTCTGAAAGGACATATAGCAAATACCTGACATCTGAAAGCATTATCAGCTAGTTGATTGATGGTCTCAGACTTAGGTGTTTTTAAACTCTTTAAAGATCATAAATACATATCACTCTTCGAGTTAGAATATATTCTATTTGTTGttaaatttgtaataaaaGTGAATCCGTTTCTAGGTTATCTCACGACAAAACAGGGCTGCTGACTCTGGCTTGTGATCTCTGGTtaatagtacatatatatctataaaaaGGTCGATCCGAATGCCATTGAATTGCTGTttaaatttcccataagcaaAAGGTGAGGGAAATTGCCATTCACGCGTGATCGTAATGGAACTCTGGCACAGATCAGTGGGTGTTTTTTTCATTCTAAATTTAGATGTTCATCAAATCTTTAAAATGGTAGACCTATTATACCCCTGGTTCCACTGGGGGCACTTTTGATGCGAATGTttaaatttcccataagcgaacggtGAAGGAAATAGAACTGTGGCATTTCCATGTCAAGTGCAGGGGATGCATAGATGGGGTGTAAACTAAAATCAATTACAAAGCCACCACAGAACGGGGTTTATAGAGAGCACACATAGGAAAGAGTAGCCATACAAGAATTCATacaaatttgcatatatttaCATGGGTTACAGGAGAGTTTGGAGGCAGCTTAAAGGGGAGTAGTAGAAAGCTAGAGGAAATGCTAATTGCAGACACAAGCAAAGAGATCATACATAGATCACAGGATCCATTAATACTGGAGTTCAATAtcaatttgttgttggttttgttgtgtgtgtgtgtgtgtgtttgtgtgtgggggtaGGGGGAGTGTTGCTGGAATAtatgggttttgttttttgggatGCAGAattggggttttttttgtggtttttggtttggaATAGTAATTACCTAGCATATAGTGGGTTGCCATTAGTGTGATTGTCGGCCTGCCCAACATGTGACGCCAATTGTTGGTCAAGAATGCTAAATTTGTGGTAAAATTGCTGGCAAGCAAATCGGGATCGCGTGTTGTATAGTATTCTTCATAGTCGATATGCTGTGTAAgtgttttattgttgttgattgattgattgattgattggttttgtttgttttcagcgtttgttttgttggttggttggttggttggttgcaTTTCgtataaaataaacaagagAAAGGTATTTtgattgtgtttttttttatagattttctATGGCCAATTTTCAAGGTGGGGATCAAAGAGGATACAACTCAAGAGGGAAGAGGGAAGAGGAAAGATCAATCAGAGCAAATGGAAATGTCAACTAAAAGCTAAGAAAAATCCATAACAAAGATGtaattatgtatgtacacaaataataatagtatcaagtgtttgtttttccaacTTATTTCAGTGATGGGTTCTACCATAACCAAGAACCTaagtaaaataataattaaagcTAGTAGAATCGATTGATTATCTATGTCACTTGGTTCAATAAGTCCCTGATTTGTTGCAAAAGTACAACTGATTGCAAATTACGATGTAGTACGAGGGCCAATACGGGGGGGTCTTTATTGGAAATTATATATATGAATGCTACGGCATtatattttacttattttttgaGATCTCTGaatatacataaatcataACTGCCGCATACAAGGACTACTTAAGATTCAGTATaaattttaacaataaaaaagttttgtgtattttctgTATTAAATCGCGGGGACCTATTGAACCATACGATACTGGAAAATCGGGGGTACACTTGAACCCCCATTTGACAATCAAGATGCCATTTGATGAGAGCAAACGAAGGCACTTGCTGCGGACATTGGGGCAATCGAATGGAATCATATATCATAAATGGTTctctaataaataaataaattcaagtgcgtatttgtgtgtgtgtgtgtgtgtttgtgtgcatgtgtgtcaattaatttataaacaatACAGAAAGATACCAAACGCAAACCcttgcaaataaatttcaatttaaaaaaaaaaggaaaacgtaataataaaaacagaTAAAAGAGTAGCAGATAAAATAGATAGTAGGGAGAGTAGAACCatacacaaagagagagagagggagttacataataaatgaaacaacaaTTAAAGAAACTTAAAATACAGAATAATTTGATGAAGAAGAtatagaaaacagaaaacagaaaaaatatttgtttttttctgtgtttggAACCGACCTAAGTGGATGCGCTTCAGCACTAGGGTGACCAGTGGCCGGCCCAGCAGATCCCAAGCGGACTTGAGAAAATTGATTTCGCCCTTAAGGATGTCGATCATGAGTTCGTTATCGGAGGCTATATAGAATCGCGACAAGTCGGCAAACTGATGCACATCATACGataatataataatgataTAAAGTAAATagtttttcaaataaaaaatcaaaatcaaaataaataatacttaGAACAGAGCTTACACAGAGCAAACAGAGGAGGAAAGAGAGGTACTGGGTACTGGGAGCTGGATACTGGGAGCAGGGATTCCGTTTAAACGATCAAAGCTGTGGACTCACCTGCGGCGTGAAGGCAAATATACGATCCTTTAGGGAGTAGAGCTTGCTGGTGCTGAGTATGCCCACATCCCGGGACTTGCGGCCACTGAGGCCCAGCTTGCGGTTGCGCCCCAGATACGTGTACAGGTGGCTAAGGACACGGGCCGGCTGCACCTCGATGGGCGCCACCTCGGCTATGGTCTGGACGTGCAGATCATGCTCGGCCAGCTTGTCGCGTATCTCATTGTCCTCGGCAATGATCACCACTTGGACGACCACATCGGGTTTCTTTTGGGCACCCAGGCGACGATTCAATGGATCCAATTCACCCACAGCCAGGAAACCCTTTagggaaatataaataaaagagtTTTTAACTCCATAATGGCtccaatatatatatgtatgtatgtacttaccTCTTGCAGTAGGCGGCCCAAAATGAAGAGCGATTGACCCCAAAGGAAGGGGCAACGGCCCACAACTTCGCGTATCTGTGAGCCGGGCTTTTGGTACTCTTGTCCAACCAGATCCTGGCGCACAGCATAGCTTTCGGGCACCAGCAGTGTGCCATCCTCTGAGCGGACCATTATCTTTTCCAAACGATCGGCATACTCCTGCACCGAGCGCTTGTCGTTTTGAAATGCATGGAACAGGATGAGGTAGCAGAAGAAGAGCGGCCATTcgcactcgatgttctcgaacATGCGCAGCTCCCATCGCTCGTAGTAGAGCCTGGAGGGATCCTCTTTCGGTGTGCGATAGCCATCGCGCAGGAAACGCTTGCAACCGTATTTGCCCTGAAGGCGGGACAGAATCGCGTCTTTGGTGTTGTGTATCAGCTGGGCATCGTCCACGGCGAACGCGGGAAAGCCAATCACACAGAGGAGGCCCGAGTCCAGCTCCTTGCTGTTCGATTCACGTGGCAGCATCGACTGCAGGACGGCCTGGCATTTGTGGGCTTCGTCGGCCAGCACATGAATGACGCTGGCCGGTCCGCCGCGTGCGCCAAACAAATCCAACTCGTTCATGGCCTCCAAGGCGGCCTTGGCCATGCCAATGGAGCTGGCATTCAATTCCGGCTCACCTGAAAGATCGAATTTTGAGTAGAACTGAGCACCAAAAGGGAGGGGAAGGAAAGGGAACACCCACCATGATTTGTCTTGTCGCCACGCTCCCAGATGCCATAGTCAGGTATGGAGTAGGCCGACTCAATGTAAAAGACCAGATTCTGTATGAACGAGACTTCGTCCAGGGTGAAGACAATCTGCAGGCCGGAGGCTGTCATTTGGGCCAGGATCAGGAGATATAGGGATACGGCATCGATCTGCAGATGACCCCACTCGTTATCCCCGACCACGGGCAGGCCATTCTTGCTGGAGTACTTGGCATGCAGGGAGTCGCACGGGCTCTGGGTCATCTTGAACTTTTCGACCTTGTCTTTTTGATTCATCATGGCCATGAGCAGGCCGCGCATTAGCTTCACACAGCTTTGCTCCAGCTCATAGCATTTGGCACGATCCTCGTCCTGGTCGGCGATCTTCTTGTAGGCCATCGACAGGCCCCAAACGGCCAGGATGCAGTACACATTGTCGCGAATCCATGCGTGCGAATTGACATTGGAGGCAGGAAACAGGCCGGTCACCGGCTCCTGGTGCGCCAATATCAGACGGTGAACAATCCGCTGATAGTAGTCCAAGCGGACGCCCGAATTGCTACGCGAACGCATCTCGGATATGTGTGTGCTGTTGTCACTAAACTACATGTAAAAAGAGCACGTCAAATGTGTgttgggtgctgctgctcttgaCATGATCACTTACATAATTTATAATCGTTTGTTGTGGTCTGTCTGTGGCGCAGGCACGCACGCATGCAATTGTTGTCTCACGGCCGTGAGAGGTGCCtcacacagaggcagaggatgaCCGACCGTCCCGACCACTGCACGCGCTGCTTCCTCAACCTCTAGAACCCGCTAGAAAAGTCGTCAACACTTGCACTCCAGCTCATTCTCGATGAGAAGTCGTATGTGAAGTAACGCGAGATGCCACAATCAATATCAATGTATGTTCTGTCCGTTCtttgcaaataaaatgtattgtaattaaaaaaccaaaccaaaagtCAACTCAATGTCATGCAGTGTGACCAGAGCAGATCGTAATGAGTCGTTCATgagcgaacaaaaaaaaaaagaactacTAATCGTTCTTTCATGGTCGAATATCGATTTTGTCATCGGTTTAGTATTCAAATCTAGCTAGGATCCTCTGAACTGATCCGATAGACTAAAcagttttctacaagattaTCCAATTTTAAGTACTCTTTTATTGtgtttgattataaaatacgGCTAAAAGAAAAACGGTCAACAAATAATATCGCATATCGcttttaaaaaatactacaaataaacaatacaaataatgCCTATTCCATAGTTAGGCAGATCGTTGAACGGTGTGTGCCGACTAGAAAATACCAACAGAACTTCTGTTCGGGAAAACGCTAAGTAGCGATAAATAGTAGCTAGAAAATACCAGTAAAAATACCTATCGGAGAAAGTATCAACAAGAACATTTTGAATTCCAGATAATGGAGGTGCCAAAAATGAACACGAATCGGGTAGAGAGCTTCAATTACAGCTTCGAGTTTTATCTGCTCCATCTGCAGCTCGTACTCCATTCCTATTCAGCATCTCTATCTGGAGCTTTGCTAATTTCTGTGAAAGAAACTACAGCCTGTAAGCACAGACCTACCTTATCTTCCCACATCTTCTCGCCTGCTCTTAAAGCAGCAAACCACGTTTTACCTTTAGCTTCTGTCGCTTCAATTGTCAGAGGGGTACTCAACAGATTGTTCCTTGAGCCGCGTCTGGCATTTGGGGGTCACGAAAAttcaataattaaaatttgaatacGTTATCAAGTTTTTGGAGGATACGAAAGGCAATCACCCTTTGCTTAATGTCATAAATGGATCAACAAAAGTTCAATTAAATAGATAGTAGAGATAGTACCCCCGTGCTAAAGTCGAGACTTGTTTTCTTGTCAGTATCGAGTGATTATTATTCAATTTTCACAAAGTGTATGTCGATTATCAATTATGAGGATGATGATCAATGATGATGGTTATTATTAATGCAGCTGTACGTCTAGTCGCGACGACTGCGCTTGCGTTCCGATTGGCTGTTGCGCTCGCTTTTCTCCTCGGCACGTTTGGGCGCCTTCTTGGCCATGTTTAAGAACTGATCGAGACCGAAGGggtcctcctccttctcgaATTCGACGGGCCCGCTGCGCACGGCACCGGCCGTTTCACGTGATGCTCCCGAGAATTGCTTGTCCGGGACAAATCGTTTGGTATTCACAATGGCATCCAAGTCACCGCCGTAATTGTCGCTGTCCGCCTGCTTGCTGGGCCTGTAGATGTGGTTACCCAGGGTGTTGGCGTCGCGCCATGGCTTGTCGTACACGTTGTAGGCCTCATCGTCGCCGTAGCCCGAGTCCATGCCTTTGGTGGTGTTGAAGAGACGCTGATCGAAGAGGGTTTCGCCATTGCCGGCACTCTTGGCGGGCAGGCCCAGGGCTATCTGTTCAGAAATgtccctctctcgctccttCTGCAGCTTTGAACGCTTCTCGGGCGCTGCACGCTGCAGATTTCTATCACGTTGTCGCTCCCTTTGTCGCTCGGCTCGCAGATCGTTGCGCTCGCGAGCCTCCACCCCATTGGCTCCACCTCCGATGGGATCGCTAGCTGTTTCCGGGTTTCGCAGGCCAGCACGCTCTTCACGCGCCCGCTGGGCCATCATCCGCAGCATGTCCTCcttcttctctttctccttttGGGCCAGCTTCTTCTCCAGCTGTGCGCGTGCCTCCACCGCCTCGCGGGCCTTGCGATCGGCTATGTACAGGGCCTCAGCCATCTTGGCGAACTTCTCATTGATGTGAACCTGCTGCAGGCCCCGACCATCGGCAGCCAAACGCTTGTCCAGCGGAATGGT
The sequence above is a segment of the Drosophila pseudoobscura strain MV-25-SWS-2005 chromosome X, UCI_Dpse_MV25, whole genome shotgun sequence genome. Coding sequences within it:
- the Bx42 gene encoding puff-specific protein Bx42, producing the protein MSLSSLLPTPTNAVWDREDERRLAAKGAPQIGALVSAKIAAPPYGCRKDWVPRTEADFGDGGAFPEIHVAQYPLGLGAPGTMGKKSDALAVRLDDKGKIKYDAIARQGHGKDKVVYSSISQLLPAEVLAEDADELQRPDEESVAETTEETRLALEKLTNQKITSALPVRHAQKAGPAQYIRYTPSQQGDAFNSGAKQRVIRMVEAQLDPMEPPKFRINKKIPRGPPSPPAPVLHSPSRKVTVKEQKEWKIPPCISNWKNAKGYTIPLDKRLAADGRGLQQVHINEKFAKMAEALYIADRKAREAVEARAQLEKKLAQKEKEKKEDMLRMMAQRAREERAGLRNPETASDPIGGGANGVEARERNDLRAERQRERQRDRNLQRAAPEKRSKLQKERERDISEQIALGLPAKSAGNGETLFDQRLFNTTKGMDSGYGDDEAYNVYDKPWRDANTLGNHIYRPSKQADSDNYGGDLDAIVNTKRFVPDKQFSGASRETAGAVRSGPVEFEKEEDPFGLDQFLNMAKKAPKRAEEKSERNSQSERKRSRRD